The Apium graveolens cultivar Ventura chromosome 11, ASM990537v1, whole genome shotgun sequence genome has a window encoding:
- the LOC141696400 gene encoding uncharacterized protein LOC141696400, with protein MLNAKFTEKDVFLAVKKMNPTKAPGIDGLPAIFYQRFWDTLKGDVVRICLKVLNENADLRGINKTLVVLIPKDEKPDKVENFRLISLCNVIYKIISKCLANRLRDDILVFLEANKEECSCFLEVLRRYASASGHEINLSKSEMFFGKIVSTNTKLNLSRLMRVRVVQNFGNYLGLPTFMSRKKMELFMTIKDKVWHKLRGWKTTLFSAAGREVLIKVVIQTMPTYLMSYFKIPRAILDKIHGMVARFWWGSSEKKKKIHWCK; from the exons ATGTTGAATGCTAAGTTTACGGAGAAAGATGTTTTTTTGGCTGTTAAAAAGATGAATCCCACTAAAGCTCCGGGCATAGATGGGTTGCCGGCTATATTTTACCAGCGATTTTGGGACACTTTAAAAGGGGATGTGGTTAGAATTTGTCTGAAAGTGCTTAATGAGAATGCTGATTTGAGAGGAATTAATAAAACTCTTGTTGTGTTGATCCCTAAGGATGAGAAGCCAGATAAAGTAGAGAATTTCAGGCTGATTAGTTTGTGTAATGTCATATACAAAATTATTTCAAAGTGCTTAGCGAATAGACTTCGAG ATGATATTCTTGTTTTCCTGGAAGCTAATAAAGAAGAATGTAGTTGTTTTTTAGAAGTGCTTCGAAGATATGCTAGTGCTTCTGGACATGAGATTAATTTATCTAAATCAGAGATGTTCTTTGGTAAGATCGTAAGCACTAATACGAAGCTGAATTTGTCAAGACTGATGAGAGTGAGAGTAGTGCAAAATTTTGGAAATTATTTAGGTTTACCCACATTTATGAGTAGAAAGAAGATGGAGTTGTTTATGACTATAAAAGATAAGGTATGGCATAAATTAAGAGGATGGAAAACTACTTTATTTTCTGCAGCGGGGCGTGAAGTTCTAATTAAAGTTGTCATTCAGACGATGCCGACATACTTGATGAGTTACTTTAAAATTCCTAGAGCTATTCTAGATAAGATTCATGGCATGGTTGCGAGGTTCTGGTGGGGTTCCTCggagaaaaagaaaaagatacATTGGTGCAAATAG